One genomic window of Magnolia sinica isolate HGM2019 chromosome 3, MsV1, whole genome shotgun sequence includes the following:
- the LOC131239112 gene encoding uncharacterized protein LOC131239112, with the protein MAIGFKGEFSCWSKFVKAKYALDFRSVGGVGLASFASPTWKHICKLCPVVAICTHWLIGQGDCNFWNEDWSGLGPLNAWKLLPLFPSHQLAKVSDVIGPSGWSSLSQVTHLLPQAVLDHISDVGICTSAFADKCIWLGSTSGELTASLAWRSIRPCGDRKPWWKWV; encoded by the coding sequence ATGGCGATCGGCTTCAAGGGAGAATTCAGTTGTTGGAGCAAGTTTGTGAAAGCGAAGTATGCTTTAGATTTTCGATCAGTTGGAGGTGTCGGCCTGGCCTCTTTTGCCTCGCCAACCTGGAAGCATATCTGCAAATTGTGCCCTGTTGTTGCTATCTGCACGCACTGGCTTATCGGCCAAGGGGATTGCAATTTCTGGAATGAGGATTGGTCTGGTCTGGGACCTCTCAACGCTTGGAAATTGCTACCCTTATTCCCTTCCCATCAACTAGCTAAGGTCAGCGACGTGATTGGACCTTCCGGTTGGTCTTCACTATCCCAAGTGACCCATCTTCTCCCGCAGGCAGTCCTCGACCATATCTCAGATGTGGGGATATGCACCTCTGCCTTCGCTGATAAATGTATCTGGTTAGGTTCCACATCAGGCGAACTCACTGCAAGTCTAGCTTGGCGTAGTATCAGACCTTGTGGCGATAGGAAACCCTGGTGGAAGTGGGTGTGA